The uncultured Desulfuromonas sp. genome contains the following window.
AAAGACCAACGTTATTTTGATCGGTTTCTAACCCCACTTGCCGAAACGCCTTTTTCTTCTTTTGGCGTCACTCGTACGTGAACACAGTCAATTGTGTCATCGGAGTGACCACCTGTAGGAGCGAATTTATTCGCGAAGTGTTCCGGTTATTGCTCCTTTTCATGGTGGGAATTCGCGGCTGAAGCCGCTCCTACAAAAGACAATTTCAATGATGTTCAAGTCTTAGCGTCCGTAATTATCTTCAAAGCGAACAATATCATCTTCCCCCAGGTAACTGCCCGATTGGATCTCAATCAATTCCAGCGGAATTTTCCCAGGATTTTCCAACCTGTGCCGGGTTCCCAAGGGGATATAAGTCGACTGATTTTCCGTCAGGGTCAACACCTCATCATCTCGGGTGATTCTGGCGGTTCCCTTGACGATCACCCAGTGCTCGGCACGATGGTGATGCATCTGTAACGACAGGCTGGCACCGGGTTTTACCGTAATGTGCTTGACCTGAAATCTTTCGGCATGATCAATACTTTCGTACCAGCCCCATGGCCTGGCCACTTTTGGGGGCGTGTCGGCTTCGGGGCGGCCCTGGGTCGCCAATTGCCGGACGATCTCCTTGATCTCCTGTGCCCTGTCCCGGTGAGCGACCAGAATGGCATCGGAGGTTTCAACAACGATCAGGTTGTCCACCCCCACCGCACTCAACAGTCGGCTGGTGCCGTGCAGATAACTGTTGCTGACGTCATGGGTCAACACATCACCGCGAATGACATTGTTTTGCTGGTCCTTGTTGCCGATATCCCATAAGCTGGACCACGAACCAACATCGTTCCAGCCAGCGTCCAACGGTACAACAATAGCGTTAGAGACGCGTTCCATGACCGCATAGTCAATGGAGATATTGGTGCATTCGCCAAACGCATCAGCACCGATCCGGACAAAGTCCAGATCGTTCTGCGCCGTGTGCAGGGCTTTCTTGCAGCAGGCAACGATGCCGGGTTCGAAACGTTCAAGTTCTTCCAGGTAACGCGCAGCCTGAAACATGAACATGCCACTGTTCCAATAGTAATCGCCGCAGCCCACGTAGTCTTGGGCGGTGGGCAAGTCGGGTTTTTCAACAAAAGAGTTAATGGTGAAAACAGGCTGCGGGGATGTTTGGATCGATGTGCCCTTTTGGATGTAGCCATAGCCGGTCTCCGGGCAGGTCGGAACAATGCCGAATGTGGCCAGCATCCCTTGCTCAACATGATCACTCAGGGCTTTGATGGCATCGCACAGCGCTTCGGGATGGGCAATGCTGTGATCTGCCGGCAATATCAGCAGCGTCGCCTTCGTGTCTACCTTCAGGGCTTGCAGAGCCGCCAGGGCTACGGCCGGTGCGGTGTTTCTGCCAACAGGCTCTAACAGAATCGCTGACGGTTGTTGATCGATCTGGCGCAGCTGTTCAGCAACCATAAAGCGATGTTCTTCATTGCAAACAACAATGGGTGCCGCAACCTCATCAAGTCCCGATAAACGCAGCGCCGTTTGTTGCAGCATGGTTTGCTGAGCGGTTAACGGTAGCAGTTGTTTGGGGTGAACGGATCGAGAGAGGGGCCACAGCCGGGTTCCGGAGCCGCCCGACAGAAGTACGGGGATAATCATAAAAAGGTCCTTTATCGTCTTTGTTCAAAGGGGGGGGCCTTGTCTGGGTATTATTTTTTGTAGATGTTAGCATATTCTGATTTTTCCGCCTGAGAAAATATGGTTGCCTCTTGGTTTTTATGGCGGCCAAGCCTCCTTGTTGAGCCCTTGTTGAGCTTGTGCATGAGCGATCTGAACCCCCTTTGCCATAACGCTGGAGTGACTCAGACTGTCGACACGCTCTTTTTGCTAAAGACTTAGCCGTCATACCCGATAAGAGCAATGAAGCGAATAATTTCAAGCGAGAGGATATAAGATGAATCTTCATATTGATCCACGCATGTACACCGACCAGAGTAACAGCCTGAGCAACACCTCTGCTTCGCAAAAGGGGAGCCGGCTGAAGAAAACCTGCGAGGAGTTCGAAGCCGTCATGGTGCAGATGATGTTTAAGGCGATGCGTGGTGCTCAGCCCGAAGGTGGCCTGGTTGAAAAAGATACCGCCAGTGAGGTGTATCAGGAGCTTTTTGACGGCGAAGTCGCCCGAGAAATGGCCCATAACCAGAGTATGGGGATTGGCAGCAA
Protein-coding sequences here:
- a CDS encoding rod-binding protein encodes the protein MNLHIDPRMYTDQSNSLSNTSASQKGSRLKKTCEEFEAVMVQMMFKAMRGAQPEGGLVEKDTASEVYQELFDGEVAREMAHNQSMGIGSKLYEQISKK
- a CDS encoding mannose-1-phosphate guanylyltransferase/mannose-6-phosphate isomerase — translated: MIIPVLLSGGSGTRLWPLSRSVHPKQLLPLTAQQTMLQQTALRLSGLDEVAAPIVVCNEEHRFMVAEQLRQIDQQPSAILLEPVGRNTAPAVALAALQALKVDTKATLLILPADHSIAHPEALCDAIKALSDHVEQGMLATFGIVPTCPETGYGYIQKGTSIQTSPQPVFTINSFVEKPDLPTAQDYVGCGDYYWNSGMFMFQAARYLEELERFEPGIVACCKKALHTAQNDLDFVRIGADAFGECTNISIDYAVMERVSNAIVVPLDAGWNDVGSWSSLWDIGNKDQQNNVIRGDVLTHDVSNSYLHGTSRLLSAVGVDNLIVVETSDAILVAHRDRAQEIKEIVRQLATQGRPEADTPPKVARPWGWYESIDHAERFQVKHITVKPGASLSLQMHHHRAEHWVIVKGTARITRDDEVLTLTENQSTYIPLGTRHRLENPGKIPLELIEIQSGSYLGEDDIVRFEDNYGR